TGTCAAAAGAGATAGCAAAAAAACGTATAGAAGAACTGCGTGATTTATTAAATACATTTAACTATCAATATCACGTATTAGACAATCCTTCTGTTTCTGATGCGGAATATGACCGTAATATGCAGGAGCTTATAAAATTAGAAGCAGAGAACCCAGAGTTTATGAGTGAAGATTCTCCCTCCGTTCGCGTTGGGGGGACTGTTCTTGATATATTTGAAAAAGTAACACATAAGTCACCAATGTTAAGTTTAGGAAATGCATTTAACGAAGGAGATTTACGTGATTTCGACAGAAGAGTACGTCAAGGAATTGATGGTGCGAATGTAAGATATATATGTGAATTAAAAATTGACGGGCTTGCCGTTTCGCTTCATTATGAAAAAGGACGCTTCATTCAAGGGGCGACACGTGGTGATGGTGTAACGGGTGAAGATATTACTCAAAATTTAAAAACGATTAAAGCTATCCCACTTCGTTTAAATGAAGAAGTAACGTTAGAAGCACGAGGCGAAGCTTATATGCCGAAGCGTTCATTCGTTAAACTAAATGAAGAAAAAGAGCAAAATGGAGAAGATGTATTTGCGAATCCGCGTAATGCAGCAGCAGGTTCAATACGTCAACTTGATCCGAAAATTGCAGCGAAGCGTAACTTATCTATGTTTGTGTATGGTCTTGCGAATGTAGAAGAAAAAACAATTCCATCACATAGTGAATCGCTTGATTTCTTAGGTGAACTTGGATTTAAGACAAATCCAAATCGCCGTACATGTGAAACAATTGAAGAAGTTATAGCTTATGTAGAAGAATGGCAAGAAAAACGTCCGCATCTTGATTATGAGATTGATGGAATCGTTATAAAAGTAGATGATGTTGCCCTTCAAGAAAGTCTAGGAACTACAGCGAAGAGTCCAAGATGGGCGATTGCTTATAAATTCCCGGCTGAAGAAGTTGTAACGAGATTAACAGGCATTGAATTAAGTGTTGGCCGAACAGGAGTTGTAACACCGACTGCAGAACTAGAGCCAGTGAGAGTTGCTGGTACGATTGTTCGTCGTGCTTCTTTACATAACGAAGATTTAATTCGTGAAAAAGACATTCGAATTGGTGACTACGTTGTTGTGAAGAAGGCTGGAGATATTATTCCTGAAGTTGTGAACGTTATTTTTGATAAGCGTACTGGTGAGGAAGAAGAATACCGCATGCCAACTCATTGTCCAGCATGTGAGAGTGAACTTGTTCGTTTAGAAGAAGAAGTAGCACTTCGTTGTATAAATCCAACTTGTCCTGCTCAAATTCGAGAAGGGTTAATCCATTTCGTTTCAAGAAATGCAATGAATATTGATGGACTTGGAGAACGTGTCATTACACAACTCTTTGATGCTGATTACATTCGTACATTTGCTGATTTATATGCATTGACGAAAGAGCAATTATTACAGTTAGAACGTTTTGGTGAAAAATCAGCAACAAACTTAATACAAGCAATTGAAAATTCTAAAGAAAACTCGTTAGAGCGATTATTATTTGGTCTTGGAATTCGCCACGTTGGAGCGAAAGCAGCACGTACATTTGCAGAGCACTTTGAAACGATGGATGAGCTTGTAAAAGCAACGGAAGAAGAACTAAAAGCAATTAATGAAATTGGCGAAAAAATGGCTCAATCTGTTGTGACATATTTTGATAATGAAGATGTATTAGAGTTATTACAGCAGTTTAAAGAGTATGGCGTGAATATGACATACAAAGGTATAAAAATTGCAGATTTACAAAATGTTGAATCTTACTTCGCAGGAAAAACGGTTGTTTTAACAGGTAAGCTAGAAGTTATGGGGCGAAGTGAAGCGAAGAAGAAGATTGAGGCATTAGGTGGAAAAGTAACGGGAAGTGTTAGTAAGAGTACGGATTTAGTTGTTGCAGGTGAAGCGGCTGGTTCGAAATTAGCACAAGCGGAGAAACATAATGTTGAGGTTTGGAATGAAGAGAGGTTCTTACAAGAGCTAAATAAGTAAGAGGTGCAAACTTACCATGAA
This DNA window, taken from Bacillus cereus ATCC 14579, encodes the following:
- the ligA gene encoding NAD-dependent DNA ligase LigA; translated protein: MSKEIAKKRIEELRDLLNTFNYQYHVLDNPSVSDAEYDRNMQELIKLEAENPEFMSEDSPSVRVGGTVLDIFEKVTHKSPMLSLGNAFNEGDLRDFDRRVRQGIDGANVRYICELKIDGLAVSLHYEKGRFIQGATRGDGVTGEDITQNLKTIKAIPLRLNEEVTLEARGEAYMPKRSFVKLNEEKEQNGEDVFANPRNAAAGSIRQLDPKIAAKRNLSMFVYGLANVEEKTIPSHSESLDFLGELGFKTNPNRRTCETIEEVIAYVEEWQEKRPHLDYEIDGIVIKVDDVALQESLGTTAKSPRWAIAYKFPAEEVVTRLTGIELSVGRTGVVTPTAELEPVRVAGTIVRRASLHNEDLIREKDIRIGDYVVVKKAGDIIPEVVNVIFDKRTGEEEEYRMPTHCPACESELVRLEEEVALRCINPTCPAQIREGLIHFVSRNAMNIDGLGERVITQLFDADYIRTFADLYALTKEQLLQLERFGEKSATNLIQAIENSKENSLERLLFGLGIRHVGAKAARTFAEHFETMDELVKATEEELKAINEIGEKMAQSVVTYFDNEDVLELLQQFKEYGVNMTYKGIKIADLQNVESYFAGKTVVLTGKLEVMGRSEAKKKIEALGGKVTGSVSKSTDLVVAGEAAGSKLAQAEKHNVEVWNEERFLQELNK